A single window of Pontibacillus chungwhensis DNA harbors:
- a CDS encoding GNAT family N-acetyltransferase yields MARSIEVRNVSANDINEKFLIDFDRYQETEDVWYINGQTKVDTRSDYFIDNWSEEQKQDISLYLRECSKNGGGVVCAMDGKKVIGFANVEKRFFGSKNQYIPLPFIHVSNAYRGEGIGRQLFLKCCQIAKDLGAEKLYIGAHPAVETQQFYQSVGCVIAEEVNQEIYEKEPLDLQLEKKL; encoded by the coding sequence TTGGCAAGGAGTATAGAGGTAAGGAATGTAAGCGCTAACGATATTAATGAAAAATTCTTAATAGATTTTGACCGCTATCAGGAAACGGAAGATGTCTGGTATATAAATGGTCAAACGAAAGTGGATACAAGGTCTGATTATTTTATAGATAATTGGAGTGAAGAACAAAAACAAGATATTTCATTGTATTTAAGAGAATGCTCAAAAAATGGCGGTGGTGTCGTTTGTGCAATGGATGGAAAAAAGGTAATCGGGTTTGCGAATGTAGAAAAGAGATTCTTCGGTTCAAAAAATCAATATATCCCGTTACCGTTTATTCACGTTTCAAATGCATACAGAGGGGAAGGCATAGGGAGACAACTGTTTCTTAAATGTTGCCAAATCGCTAAAGATTTAGGTGCGGAGAAACTCTATATAGGCGCTCACCCTGCAGTGGAAACTCAACAATTCTATCAATCTGTAGGATGTGTCATAGCAGAAGAGGTAAATCAAGAGATCTACGAGAAAGAACCCTTGGATCTTCAACTTGAAAAGAAACTATAA
- a CDS encoding homocysteine S-methyltransferase family protein: MKRTLEQRLQDGPVVCGEGYLFELERRGYLQAGSFVPEVALDNPQALKQTYRDYMNAGSDVVLAFTYNAHREKMRIIGKEELLEPLNRQAIRLAKEVAQENTVEEALVAGNISNTNLFDPEDESSKEAVRTMFAEMITWCKEEGVDFVNGETFYYFEEAQIALEEIKKQDLPAVITLGVMGENQMRDGYEVEEACRLLEEQGALVVGMNCFRGPATMQPYVEKIREACKGYVAALPVPYRTTEEHPTFFNLPDGGCACHLPTETTFPTSLDPLYCNRYEIASWAKDALDTGVNYFGLCCGASPSMLREVAETVGREAINSKYSPNMEKHFLFGTDDSLKKHNQSYRVKA, translated from the coding sequence ATGAAACGAACACTTGAACAACGCTTACAGGATGGACCGGTCGTTTGCGGCGAGGGGTACTTATTCGAATTGGAACGAAGAGGGTACTTACAAGCGGGCTCTTTCGTACCTGAAGTAGCTCTTGATAATCCTCAAGCCTTAAAACAAACCTATCGTGACTATATGAATGCTGGCTCTGATGTGGTCTTAGCATTCACTTATAATGCTCACCGAGAGAAAATGCGTATTATCGGAAAAGAAGAACTGCTTGAGCCCCTTAATCGTCAAGCTATTCGCCTGGCGAAAGAAGTGGCGCAGGAAAATACAGTTGAAGAAGCCTTAGTGGCCGGAAACATTTCCAACACAAACCTCTTCGACCCTGAGGATGAGTCATCTAAAGAAGCCGTCCGTACTATGTTTGCTGAAATGATCACGTGGTGTAAGGAAGAAGGAGTCGACTTTGTAAACGGGGAGACATTCTATTACTTCGAAGAGGCCCAAATTGCACTTGAGGAAATAAAAAAGCAAGACCTACCTGCTGTTATTACACTTGGCGTTATGGGTGAAAATCAAATGCGTGACGGTTATGAAGTCGAAGAAGCCTGCCGACTCCTCGAAGAACAAGGTGCCTTAGTAGTGGGAATGAACTGTTTCCGGGGCCCCGCTACAATGCAGCCTTATGTTGAGAAGATCCGCGAAGCTTGCAAGGGTTATGTTGCAGCGTTACCTGTACCTTACCGAACAACTGAAGAGCATCCAACATTCTTTAACCTTCCAGACGGAGGTTGCGCGTGTCATCTCCCAACTGAAACAACATTCCCAACCTCCCTTGACCCACTTTACTGTAACCGCTACGAGATAGCCAGTTGGGCTAAAGACGCACTGGACACAGGGGTGAATTATTTTGGTTTATGTTGCGGAGCATCACCTAGTATGCTACGTGAAGTTGCGGAAACCGTTGGCCGTGAAGCTATTAACTCTAAATATTCGCCGAACATGGAGAAACACTTCTTATTTGGTACAGATGATTCACTTAAGAAGCATAATCAGTCTTACCGAGTTAAGGCTTAA
- a CDS encoding 2Fe-2S iron-sulfur cluster-binding protein, which produces MDQMMIRVKQQGEEFSIEPVKGQSLLASAFEQDVPLDYKCQKGNCTRCRVELLNGEEVVNKPTPKEHVKLENELEDGFRLACQTVPVK; this is translated from the coding sequence ATGGATCAAATGATGATTCGCGTAAAACAGCAAGGGGAGGAATTCTCTATTGAGCCAGTAAAGGGTCAATCCTTGTTAGCGTCAGCTTTTGAACAAGATGTTCCTTTGGATTACAAATGTCAAAAAGGAAACTGCACAAGGTGTCGTGTGGAATTACTGAATGGAGAAGAAGTGGTGAACAAACCTACCCCGAAAGAGCATGTGAAATTAGAGAATGAATTAGAGGACGGATTCCGCTTAGCTTGTCAGACTGTCCCTGTTAAATAG
- a CDS encoding ATP-dependent DNA helicase: MTQTLPFEISKEDTFFDVLGDYIGDVFYDILPEQGYELRDEQIYMAFQVEQAFKNKQTIFAEAGVGTGKTFVYLLYAICYARYMNKPAIISCADETLIEQLVKKGGDIEKLEKALGLNVDVRLAKAREQYVCVKKLDKLEETTEDEDILDVYDSIPQFVFGGDASMQKFERYGDRKEYPWVSNEKWESISWDPLQQCSTCDWRHRCGQTLNRQYYRHSSDLIICSHDFYMEHVWTKDSRKREGQLPLLPEASSVVFDEGHLLEFAAQKALTYRFNSKTLTSVLTEYLNQDIREESLLLIEDILDMHDRWFEILRDTSSEVEGSNRHEVPRSKEMIDLADQMNKKVHNLLEQLVFDSELFLMDDYNVKIIEEYLEFFSYGLAILLKDNKGIFWLETNGEDSSLVIMPRLVEDVLEKEVFSQNIPFLFSSATLSRQKDFSYISGSLGIQNYLSFTVESPFDYEEQMKMRGYLDQGEEQKWEMMKSHLEDEEGQTLILFSSVEEMNRFRSWADQQTFSFPVLYEGDREISETVQAFQQDRATVLCSYHLWEGLDVPGQSLSQVMISSLPFPPKDPVFDAKRNHAENAMQEVDLPYMLLRMRQGIGRLIRGHEDHGSVHVWLTPDQYNAIGKEIENIAPTPIQWS; this comes from the coding sequence ATGACACAAACTCTTCCATTTGAAATCTCCAAGGAAGATACGTTTTTTGACGTATTAGGTGATTACATTGGAGATGTCTTTTATGACATATTACCAGAACAAGGTTATGAGCTACGGGATGAACAGATCTATATGGCATTCCAGGTAGAGCAAGCTTTCAAAAATAAACAAACCATCTTCGCAGAAGCAGGGGTTGGAACGGGGAAAACGTTCGTATACTTGCTTTATGCTATTTGCTATGCTCGCTACATGAATAAGCCAGCGATTATTTCGTGCGCTGATGAAACGCTGATCGAGCAACTTGTTAAAAAGGGCGGAGATATTGAAAAGCTTGAAAAAGCGCTTGGTTTAAACGTTGATGTGCGTCTAGCGAAAGCACGCGAACAATATGTTTGTGTGAAGAAGCTTGATAAACTAGAAGAAACTACAGAAGATGAAGATATTCTAGACGTTTATGATTCCATTCCCCAATTTGTTTTCGGCGGGGATGCATCTATGCAGAAGTTTGAACGCTACGGGGACAGAAAAGAATATCCTTGGGTCTCAAACGAAAAATGGGAATCGATTTCCTGGGATCCTTTACAACAGTGTTCAACGTGTGATTGGCGTCATCGCTGTGGTCAAACGTTAAACCGTCAGTATTATCGTCATTCATCTGACCTCATTATTTGCTCACACGATTTCTATATGGAACATGTATGGACAAAGGATTCGAGAAAGCGTGAAGGTCAACTTCCACTCTTGCCAGAAGCAAGCAGTGTGGTGTTTGATGAAGGACACTTACTTGAATTCGCTGCTCAAAAAGCATTAACCTATCGTTTTAATTCGAAGACTTTAACAAGTGTTCTGACAGAATACTTAAATCAGGATATTCGTGAAGAGTCTCTTCTTCTTATTGAAGATATTTTAGATATGCACGATAGATGGTTTGAGATTTTAAGGGATACGAGCTCTGAGGTAGAGGGATCGAATCGCCACGAAGTACCACGCTCGAAAGAGATGATCGATTTAGCTGACCAGATGAACAAAAAAGTGCATAACTTACTTGAACAACTCGTCTTTGATTCTGAGCTCTTCTTAATGGATGATTACAACGTTAAGATTATTGAAGAATACCTTGAGTTCTTCTCCTATGGGTTAGCCATTCTATTAAAAGATAATAAAGGAATCTTCTGGCTTGAAACAAATGGGGAAGACAGTTCTCTTGTTATCATGCCAAGACTAGTTGAGGACGTTTTAGAAAAGGAAGTGTTTAGTCAAAACATTCCATTCCTATTTTCATCCGCAACGCTATCCCGTCAGAAAGATTTCTCTTATATTTCAGGTAGCCTTGGGATTCAGAATTACCTTTCCTTCACAGTTGAATCACCGTTTGATTATGAAGAACAGATGAAGATGAGAGGGTATCTTGACCAAGGAGAAGAACAAAAATGGGAAATGATGAAAAGCCACTTAGAGGATGAAGAAGGGCAGACGTTAATCTTGTTCTCTTCAGTAGAGGAAATGAATCGTTTCCGTTCTTGGGCGGATCAACAGACCTTCTCCTTCCCGGTGCTTTATGAAGGAGACCGGGAAATTAGTGAAACGGTCCAGGCATTCCAACAAGATCGTGCGACCGTTTTATGTTCTTACCACTTGTGGGAAGGGCTTGATGTACCCGGGCAATCACTTTCTCAAGTGATGATTTCATCGTTACCGTTCCCACCAAAAGACCCTGTATTTGATGCTAAGCGTAATCATGCAGAAAATGCCATGCAAGAAGTGGACTTACCTTATATGCTTCTTCGGATGCGTCAGGGAATTGGCCGTCTCATTCGCGGTCATGAAGATCATGGATCTGTTCATGTATGGCTTACGCCAGACCAGTACAATGCCATTGGGAAAGAAATTGAAAACATAGCTCCAACCCCTATTCAATGGAGTTAA
- a CDS encoding metallophosphoesterase, translated as MTLQWILAGVVIFLVLWEVLLVLPTKWLKVERIGWEGKTNKKVLQISDLHIRHMRISLSEIKALIDTEQPDYIFLTGDYVDRSEKEFETLRPFLELIQESGVETYAVLGNHDRYIKNVEGLEDLIKQYGIHLLKNEFVEKEDVVIVGVDDYAQGCHDLEKSFSFLGDDKKDVLVLTHDPDVLLEMKKPFTMLVCGHLHGKQVNIPYFFKIANMGQLAQQGIYKGKHDHTHGSFYISKGVGQSRWNIRFFVRSEVTIHSIRSVKKDS; from the coding sequence ATGACATTACAGTGGATATTGGCTGGTGTTGTAATCTTCCTGGTTTTATGGGAAGTCCTTCTGGTTCTTCCAACAAAGTGGTTGAAAGTGGAAAGGATTGGATGGGAAGGAAAGACTAATAAGAAGGTGCTGCAAATTAGTGATCTGCACATACGACACATGCGAATTTCCCTTTCTGAAATAAAGGCTCTTATCGATACAGAGCAACCTGATTATATCTTTTTAACAGGAGATTATGTAGATCGGTCAGAAAAAGAATTCGAAACACTTCGACCGTTCTTGGAACTTATACAAGAATCAGGGGTAGAAACCTATGCAGTCCTTGGAAACCATGACCGCTATATAAAGAATGTAGAAGGGCTTGAGGATTTAATTAAACAATACGGAATCCACTTGTTGAAGAATGAATTCGTTGAGAAAGAAGACGTAGTCATTGTTGGAGTGGATGACTATGCCCAAGGGTGCCACGATCTTGAGAAGAGTTTTTCCTTTTTAGGAGATGATAAGAAAGATGTGCTGGTACTGACTCATGACCCGGATGTTTTGCTTGAAATGAAGAAACCCTTCACAATGCTAGTGTGTGGGCATTTACATGGCAAGCAAGTCAATATCCCTTATTTCTTTAAGATTGCGAACATGGGGCAATTAGCTCAACAAGGGATCTATAAAGGGAAGCATGACCATACACACGGCTCTTTCTACATTTCTAAAGGGGTAGGCCAATCAAGATGGAACATTCGCTTCTTTGTTCGCAGTGAAGTGACCATTCATTCAATACGTTCAGTAAAAAAAGATTCATGA
- a CDS encoding LCP family protein: MEENRLTMRRARRRKRTRRIVLGFFVFFVLIGAYVVYEYTAGLRNANQNAPGMNESYGDEPFEGSESPEGKTNVLLLGIDQRGDESTRSDTIMIGQYDTDQNKLKLVSLMRDTYVNIPGYGYKKLNAAFALGGPELMRRTIQENFGVDLEYYSIIDFDGFVSIVNTIAPDGVTINVEKDMYYKDGVQTIDLKAGEQTLDGKELLGYARFRNDAYGDLKRVERQQKVLNTLKDEFVSFTGLARLPRALGAIQPYVKTNMGTPAILGFGTDFLIKTPDDIETFTIPKDVGYTNLRVPGEGAVLSHDEEKTKEALQSFLE; this comes from the coding sequence GTGGAAGAGAATCGTTTGACTATGAGAAGAGCGAGGCGCAGAAAGAGGACAAGAAGAATTGTGTTAGGTTTCTTTGTTTTCTTCGTGCTGATCGGCGCTTATGTCGTATATGAATATACAGCTGGTCTTAGAAATGCAAATCAAAATGCCCCGGGTATGAATGAAAGCTACGGGGATGAACCGTTTGAGGGAAGCGAGAGCCCTGAAGGAAAAACCAATGTTCTCCTACTTGGCATTGATCAGCGGGGGGACGAAAGCACACGCTCAGACACGATCATGATTGGCCAATATGATACAGATCAGAACAAACTTAAACTTGTGTCTTTAATGCGAGACACTTACGTAAATATACCCGGCTATGGCTATAAGAAGCTTAATGCCGCCTTTGCCCTTGGAGGTCCTGAGCTTATGCGTAGAACCATACAGGAGAACTTTGGGGTGGATCTTGAATATTACTCCATTATTGATTTTGATGGGTTTGTCAGTATTGTGAATACCATTGCACCTGATGGAGTAACGATTAACGTTGAGAAAGATATGTACTATAAAGATGGTGTCCAAACGATAGACCTAAAAGCAGGGGAGCAAACTTTGGATGGTAAGGAATTGCTCGGGTATGCGCGTTTTAGAAACGATGCTTACGGAGATTTGAAACGGGTGGAAAGGCAACAGAAAGTATTAAATACGTTAAAAGATGAATTTGTTTCCTTCACGGGGCTTGCCCGTCTTCCTAGAGCATTAGGTGCCATTCAGCCTTATGTTAAGACAAACATGGGTACTCCTGCTATACTGGGCTTTGGGACAGATTTTCTAATCAAAACTCCTGATGATATTGAAACCTTCACCATACCAAAAGATGTAGGGTATACAAATCTGCGTGTTCCAGGTGAAGGAGCTGTATTGTCGCACGATGAGGAAAAGACGAAAGAAGCACTTCAATCCTTTTTAGAATAA
- a CDS encoding cupin domain-containing protein: protein MYYTPYGYPYPYPYYTSNPVPYYGRNCGYYSSPNAYEYSNRTQSSNGMLKDYGPNPYVVNINEATLQNQTYRTALWTGEHLQVTLMSIDVGDDIGLEIHPDVDQFLRIEQGQGLVQMGKKKDQLTYERNVSDDFAIMIPAGTWHNVTNTGNTPLKLYSIYAPPNHPFGTVHNTKADAIAMEQHNNNGNGVVIDGKTPDEWVQHTTFLVNEGLEDVKRGINATHILQEFILMGVLVGKGYSPEKAYQTVEEWERTGESKLLQQSKAMRW from the coding sequence ATGTACTACACTCCTTATGGATATCCTTATCCCTACCCTTATTACACGAGTAATCCCGTCCCTTACTATGGAAGGAACTGTGGTTACTACAGCTCCCCAAATGCGTATGAGTACTCAAACAGAACACAATCTTCTAATGGGATGCTGAAAGATTATGGTCCAAATCCGTATGTAGTCAATATTAATGAGGCTACGCTACAAAACCAGACCTATCGCACAGCTTTATGGACAGGGGAGCATTTGCAGGTAACTTTGATGAGCATCGATGTTGGTGATGATATCGGTTTAGAGATTCACCCTGATGTGGATCAGTTCTTACGAATTGAACAAGGGCAAGGGCTTGTTCAAATGGGGAAGAAGAAAGATCAGTTAACTTATGAACGAAATGTATCTGATGACTTTGCCATCATGATTCCAGCCGGAACGTGGCATAATGTAACCAATACTGGCAATACCCCTTTAAAACTCTATTCGATCTACGCTCCTCCTAATCATCCTTTTGGCACTGTTCATAACACTAAGGCAGATGCAATAGCTATGGAACAACACAACAATAATGGAAACGGAGTCGTTATAGACGGAAAAACGCCTGATGAATGGGTTCAGCACACGACGTTTCTAGTAAATGAAGGATTAGAAGATGTGAAAAGAGGAATTAATGCCACACACATTTTACAAGAATTCATTCTTATGGGAGTACTTGTCGGGAAGGGGTATTCTCCTGAAAAAGCCTACCAAACCGTAGAAGAATGGGAGCGTACAGGAGAGTCAAAGCTTCTCCAGCAAAGCAAAGCGATGAGATGGTAG
- a CDS encoding RluA family pseudouridine synthase has translation MQLDKRENWMGLHVPAMWNDYTIEALLRDVWQIPKKQLHQIRMDKGVLVNHEQKRWSESLIEGDYLEVKLFIPEESDVVPDQKKVEVLYEDDHILVANKPAGMDTHPNEKGQTGTLLNAVVHHCGPHTNVRHIHRLDRDTTGAVLFAKHRIAGSIMDRLLEERKVKRAYMALVHGLVSKKKGTIEQAIGKDRHHATRKRVSPKGQSAITDYEVHGYLKEKDATLVKLFLRTGRTHQIRVHMSYMGHPLLGDTLYGGKKKAASRQALHAASLTFPHPFTGETITCEAPFIDEPPIFE, from the coding sequence ATGCAATTAGATAAACGTGAAAATTGGATGGGGCTTCATGTCCCGGCAATGTGGAATGATTATACGATTGAGGCTTTATTACGAGACGTATGGCAAATTCCGAAGAAACAGCTTCATCAGATTCGCATGGATAAAGGTGTTCTAGTCAACCATGAACAGAAGCGTTGGAGTGAATCACTTATTGAAGGGGACTATCTGGAAGTGAAGCTCTTCATTCCTGAAGAGTCAGATGTGGTTCCAGATCAGAAGAAGGTTGAGGTTTTATATGAGGATGATCATATACTAGTTGCAAACAAGCCAGCAGGAATGGATACGCATCCGAATGAAAAAGGACAGACAGGGACGCTTCTCAATGCTGTCGTTCATCATTGTGGTCCTCATACTAACGTCCGTCACATTCATCGTTTGGATCGTGATACGACGGGGGCTGTGTTGTTTGCCAAACACAGAATTGCTGGTTCCATTATGGACCGCCTTCTTGAAGAACGGAAAGTAAAGCGTGCTTATATGGCGCTTGTACATGGATTAGTATCAAAGAAAAAAGGAACAATTGAGCAAGCGATTGGGAAAGATCGACACCATGCAACACGGAAGCGAGTTTCCCCTAAGGGTCAATCGGCGATCACAGATTATGAAGTACATGGGTATTTGAAAGAAAAAGATGCAACACTTGTGAAGCTTTTCTTACGAACGGGTAGAACCCATCAGATTCGTGTACATATGAGCTATATGGGTCACCCTCTCCTTGGTGATACTCTTTATGGTGGGAAAAAGAAAGCTGCCTCACGTCAAGCACTACATGCAGCCTCGCTTACATTTCCGCATCCTTTCACGGGAGAAACGATAACATGTGAAGCGCCATTTATTGATGAGCCACCTATATTTGAATAA
- a CDS encoding STAS domain-containing protein, producing MRQELEYIGNKIVNHKTDLAHAVEALEAKEFVTTLKTAEIPYDHIITWRTELIELIGESLIEDHDDVMNRTKEWANRVGQRCLDIGIPLNESLKSLAFFRTVIWDVFEEDLEQKNFSAVTMLDVSKLINPLLDEVSYIFSNLIVQDHQKTMNIAQLAMEELSVPVVPITKGVAILPLIGEIDTHRAKLIMESTLKHSTDDQLDYLIIDVSGVPMIDTMVANNIFSIIQALTIMGVEASITGMRPEIAQTVISLGINFKDINSYANMQQALEKIGFTHEKQLQF from the coding sequence ATGAGGCAAGAGCTTGAATATATTGGGAATAAAATAGTAAACCATAAGACAGATCTCGCTCATGCTGTGGAAGCTTTAGAAGCTAAAGAGTTTGTGACTACATTAAAGACTGCAGAAATACCCTACGATCATATTATCACCTGGCGAACAGAATTAATTGAGCTTATCGGTGAGTCCCTTATAGAAGACCATGATGATGTGATGAACCGTACAAAAGAATGGGCCAACCGTGTTGGACAAAGATGCTTAGATATTGGAATTCCTTTAAATGAATCCTTGAAAAGTTTAGCGTTCTTTCGCACTGTCATATGGGATGTGTTCGAAGAAGATTTGGAGCAGAAGAATTTTTCTGCCGTCACCATGCTAGACGTGAGCAAATTAATCAACCCACTATTAGACGAAGTGAGTTATATATTTAGTAACCTTATTGTACAGGATCATCAGAAGACCATGAACATCGCTCAGCTCGCGATGGAAGAACTATCGGTTCCTGTTGTGCCGATTACAAAAGGGGTTGCTATACTACCTTTAATTGGTGAAATTGATACACACAGAGCCAAATTAATAATGGAATCCACGTTAAAACATAGTACAGACGACCAGCTAGATTACTTAATCATTGATGTATCAGGTGTACCAATGATCGACACCATGGTCGCCAATAACATCTTCAGTATCATACAGGCTCTAACGATTATGGGAGTCGAAGCAAGCATCACAGGCATGAGGCCAGAAATTGCCCAAACCGTAATTAGCCTCGGCATCAACTTTAAAGACATTAACAGCTACGCAAATATGCAACAAGCTCTTGAGAAGATAGGCTTCACCCACGAAAAACAATTACAATTTTAA
- a CDS encoding dihydrolipoyl dehydrogenase family protein — protein sequence MVVGEIAEQRDVVVIGGGPGGYNAAVHAAKQGFHVTIIEKGVLGGVCLNEGCIPSKLFSTSASKLAEVKSFSDFGISTEGTSFNLSHLQSYREKVVGNLRKGVEALCKSNKVEIIEGHASFLSEDRIGVDHGHQFDVYHFNHAIIATGSRPFLPDTIEASDERILTGESLYRIEDVPDHLLVYGSDYIALEAAMTFRQFGAKVSLVIEEEKEDFGYDSSINRELKRVLKKQKIKVYSSASIGKMEVKEERVNAVLLHKGEDVQIDASHAFVSAGVLPNLEELGIDRLGMETEDGFIKTDAQMHTSIKNIYAIGDVTTGPALAVKAIKQAEVVGNTINGVPAEFDSTFIPVVAHTIPPIASVGMTEEQALEAGYQVRVGQFGYGGNGYATIHGKREGFIKLVIQDDTDIVLGFHAFGAGAVELISTGTVALEMAARDEDLSFPHYPHPSYNESIPMVEPEVKSLTEASLK from the coding sequence ATGGTAGTAGGAGAAATTGCAGAACAAAGAGACGTTGTCGTTATTGGAGGAGGTCCAGGAGGATATAATGCAGCCGTTCATGCAGCAAAACAGGGCTTTCATGTGACGATTATTGAGAAGGGCGTGCTTGGTGGGGTTTGTTTAAATGAAGGATGTATCCCTTCAAAGCTGTTCTCCACTAGTGCGTCGAAATTAGCAGAAGTTAAAAGCTTTAGTGATTTTGGGATCTCTACGGAAGGGACCAGCTTTAATCTGAGTCATCTTCAGTCCTATCGTGAGAAAGTAGTGGGAAATTTACGTAAAGGTGTAGAAGCTTTATGTAAATCTAATAAAGTGGAAATTATAGAAGGACACGCTTCTTTCTTATCTGAAGATCGGATTGGGGTGGACCACGGTCATCAATTTGATGTGTATCACTTTAATCATGCGATTATCGCAACAGGGAGCCGCCCGTTTCTCCCTGATACCATTGAAGCTAGCGATGAGAGAATTTTAACAGGGGAATCACTGTATCGTATTGAGGACGTACCTGATCATCTTCTCGTCTATGGAAGTGATTATATTGCCCTTGAGGCGGCGATGACATTCCGTCAATTTGGAGCCAAGGTTTCACTTGTGATAGAAGAGGAGAAAGAAGATTTTGGCTATGATTCTTCTATTAATCGGGAGTTAAAAAGAGTCTTAAAAAAACAAAAGATTAAAGTATATTCTTCCGCTTCTATCGGGAAGATGGAGGTTAAAGAAGAACGGGTCAATGCTGTCCTTCTCCATAAGGGAGAGGACGTACAGATTGACGCTTCCCACGCATTCGTTTCAGCTGGTGTTCTCCCTAATTTAGAAGAGTTAGGAATCGATCGTTTGGGGATGGAAACAGAAGATGGTTTTATCAAAACCGATGCTCAAATGCATACGTCCATTAAAAATATATATGCCATTGGTGATGTAACCACAGGACCGGCTCTTGCAGTTAAAGCTATAAAGCAAGCCGAAGTTGTAGGGAATACTATAAATGGCGTGCCAGCAGAGTTTGATTCTACCTTCATACCAGTTGTAGCCCATACCATTCCTCCTATTGCTTCTGTTGGAATGACAGAAGAACAAGCGCTAGAAGCAGGATATCAAGTGCGAGTAGGACAGTTTGGATATGGTGGGAATGGCTATGCGACGATTCATGGAAAGCGAGAAGGTTTTATAAAGCTCGTTATACAAGATGACACTGACATCGTATTAGGTTTCCATGCGTTTGGAGCAGGTGCTGTTGAACTCATTTCGACAGGCACAGTGGCCCTAGAAATGGCGGCAAGGGATGAAGATCTTTCTTTCCCCCATTATCCACACCCGAGTTACAATGAGTCTATCCCAATGGTTGAGCCAGAGGTGAAAAGCCTGACAGAGGCCAGTTTAAAATAG